A single window of Shewanella sp. Choline-02u-19 DNA harbors:
- the fliF gene encoding flagellar basal-body MS-ring/collar protein FliF has protein sequence MVVGTGSNVATSGQSGGVQEEHKSGVMGSIGNIDMLRQVTMILALAICLALAVFVMIWAQEPEYRPLGQMNTQEMVQVLDELDKNKIPYQIQGDVVKIPEDKYQDVKMMLSRAGLDQAATNDDYLSKDSGFGVSQRMEQARLKHSQEQNLARTIEELKSVSRAKVILALPKENVFARNRSKPSATVVVSTRRGGLGQEEVDSIVDIVASAVHNLEPNKVTVTDANGRLLNSGSQDGVSAIARRELEIVQQKESEYRNKVESILMPILGPENFTSQVDVSMDFTAVEQTAKRYNPDLPALRSEMVVENNSNGNTSGGIPGALSNQPPMNADIPQEVASESTSVRSGSNHKEATRNYELNETISHTRQQVGTLRRVSVSVAVDFKNAPVAEDGSVTRVPRTEQELANIRRLLEGAVGFNTQRGDMIEVVTVPFMDQLIEDAPAVEVWEQPWFWRGVKLGLGTLVALVIVVFVISPMLKRIVYPDSAKMLDEPKVGDELAEIEDQYAADTLGMLERPEAEYSYADDGSILIPDLHKDDDMIKAIRAIVANEPELSTQVVKNWLLEDDK, from the coding sequence ATGGTCGTAGGAACAGGTTCAAATGTCGCAACCAGTGGACAATCAGGTGGCGTTCAAGAGGAACATAAATCTGGTGTGATGGGCTCTATTGGTAATATCGATATGTTACGCCAAGTGACCATGATCTTGGCATTAGCGATCTGTTTGGCATTGGCTGTTTTTGTGATGATTTGGGCGCAAGAGCCTGAATATCGTCCTTTGGGGCAAATGAATACCCAGGAGATGGTACAAGTACTCGATGAACTTGATAAGAATAAAATCCCATACCAGATCCAAGGTGATGTGGTTAAGATCCCAGAAGACAAATATCAAGATGTGAAGATGATGCTAAGCCGCGCAGGTTTAGATCAAGCCGCTACAAATGACGACTATTTAAGTAAAGACAGTGGGTTTGGCGTGAGCCAGCGAATGGAACAAGCCCGCCTTAAACATAGCCAAGAACAAAACCTTGCAAGAACCATCGAAGAGTTAAAAAGTGTTAGCCGCGCTAAAGTTATCTTAGCCTTACCAAAAGAAAACGTATTTGCTCGCAATCGCTCAAAGCCGAGTGCGACAGTGGTAGTGAGTACCCGACGTGGCGGCCTTGGCCAAGAAGAGGTCGACTCTATTGTCGATATTGTGGCGTCAGCGGTACACAACTTAGAACCGAATAAAGTCACTGTGACAGACGCAAACGGTCGCTTGCTTAATTCCGGCAGTCAAGATGGCGTATCGGCTATTGCGCGCCGCGAACTCGAAATTGTTCAGCAAAAAGAGTCTGAGTATCGTAACAAGGTTGAGTCTATTTTGATGCCAATCTTGGGGCCTGAGAACTTTACTTCTCAAGTGGACGTTAGCATGGACTTTACCGCCGTAGAACAAACCGCTAAGCGCTACAACCCCGATTTACCCGCACTGCGCAGTGAAATGGTGGTGGAAAATAATTCAAATGGTAACACCAGTGGCGGTATTCCAGGGGCGCTGTCTAACCAACCGCCAATGAACGCGGATATCCCACAAGAAGTTGCTAGCGAATCGACCTCGGTTAGATCTGGTAGCAACCATAAAGAAGCCACCAGAAACTATGAACTCAATGAAACGATTAGCCATACCCGCCAACAAGTAGGCACGTTAAGACGTGTGAGTGTGTCGGTTGCCGTTGATTTTAAAAACGCCCCAGTTGCCGAAGACGGCAGTGTGACCAGAGTGCCACGCACCGAGCAAGAATTGGCTAACATTCGTCGCTTGCTTGAAGGTGCTGTAGGGTTTAATACTCAACGTGGCGACATGATTGAAGTGGTTACCGTACCGTTTATGGACCAACTCATTGAAGATGCTCCAGCAGTTGAAGTTTGGGAACAACCTTGGTTCTGGCGTGGAGTGAAGTTGGGCTTGGGTACTTTAGTTGCGCTGGTTATTGTGGTGTTTGTTATCAGCCCGATGCTTAAACGTATTGTTTACCCTGATAGCGCCAAAATGCTTGACGAGCCAAAGGTGGGTGATGAGCTTGCTGAGATTGAAGATCAGTATGCCGCAGACACATTAGGCATGCTCGAGCGACCCGAAGCTGAATACAGTTATGCCGATGATGGGTCGATTTTAATCCCCGATCTGCATAAAGAT